One part of the Actinomyces howellii genome encodes these proteins:
- the pyk gene encoding pyruvate kinase yields the protein MRRAKIVCTLGPATDSPEQVQALVDAGMNVCRINRSHGRAEDQEEVIARVRAAAEASGRPVAILVDLQGPKIRLGRFVGDQKVMLNKGDEFTITTDDVLGTVKRVSTTFKGLPGDCRPGDRLLIDDGNVAVRVVAVTDTDVVTKVEVPGYVSNNKGINLPGVAVSVPALSEKDRGDLRWALKIGADFIALSFVRSADDIADVHEIMDEVGVRIPVIAKIEKPQAVANLLDIVSAFDGIMVARGDLGVEMPLEAVPLVQKRAIELARRQAKPVIVATQVLESMIHNPRPTRAEASDCANAILDGADAVMLSGETSVGAYPIEAVRTMASIIENVEENGGERIAALGSYPQTRGGALTRAAAEMGEQLDATYLVTFTQSGDTARRLSRLRSPIPLLAFTPLCSTRNQLAISWGVAPYEVPSVTHTDEMVAQVDEMLQARHLARVGDTVIIVAGMPPGTPGSTNSIRVHTVGEVD from the coding sequence ATGCGCAGAGCCAAGATCGTATGCACCCTGGGACCAGCCACCGACTCGCCCGAGCAGGTGCAAGCGCTCGTGGACGCGGGCATGAACGTGTGCCGCATCAACCGCTCCCACGGGCGAGCGGAGGACCAGGAGGAGGTCATCGCCCGCGTGCGCGCGGCCGCCGAGGCCTCCGGACGCCCGGTGGCCATCCTCGTCGACCTCCAGGGACCCAAGATCCGCCTGGGCAGGTTCGTGGGCGACCAGAAGGTCATGCTCAACAAGGGCGACGAGTTCACGATCACGACCGACGACGTCCTGGGCACCGTCAAGCGGGTCTCGACGACCTTCAAGGGCCTGCCCGGGGACTGTCGTCCCGGGGACCGGCTCCTCATCGACGACGGCAACGTCGCCGTGCGCGTCGTGGCGGTCACGGACACCGACGTCGTCACGAAGGTCGAGGTGCCCGGCTACGTGTCGAACAACAAGGGCATCAACCTGCCGGGTGTGGCGGTCTCGGTGCCGGCCCTCAGCGAGAAGGACCGCGGGGACCTGCGGTGGGCCCTCAAGATCGGGGCCGACTTCATCGCCCTGTCCTTCGTCCGCTCCGCCGACGACATCGCGGACGTCCACGAGATCATGGACGAGGTCGGTGTGCGCATCCCGGTCATCGCCAAGATCGAGAAGCCCCAGGCGGTGGCCAACCTCCTCGACATCGTCTCGGCCTTCGACGGCATCATGGTGGCCCGCGGCGACCTCGGCGTCGAGATGCCCCTCGAGGCGGTGCCGCTCGTCCAGAAGCGCGCCATCGAGCTCGCCCGCAGGCAGGCCAAGCCCGTCATCGTGGCCACCCAGGTGCTCGAGTCGATGATCCACAACCCGCGGCCCACGCGCGCCGAGGCCTCGGACTGCGCCAACGCCATCCTCGACGGCGCCGACGCCGTCATGCTCTCCGGGGAGACCTCCGTGGGCGCCTACCCCATCGAGGCCGTGCGCACGATGGCCAGCATCATCGAGAACGTCGAGGAGAACGGCGGCGAGCGCATCGCCGCCCTGGGCTCCTACCCGCAGACCCGCGGCGGAGCCCTGACCCGCGCCGCCGCCGAGATGGGCGAGCAGCTCGACGCGACCTACCTCGTCACCTTCACCCAGTCCGGGGACACCGCCAGGCGGCTGTCGCGCCTGCGCTCACCGATCCCGCTGCTCGCCTTCACGCCGCTGTGCTCGACCCGCAACCAGCTCGCGATCTCCTGGGGCGTGGCGCCCTACGAGGTCCCCTCGGTCACGCACACCGACGAGATGGTCGCCCAGGTCGACGAGATGCTCCAGGCCAGGCACCTGGCCCGGGTCGGGGACACGGTCATCATCGTGGCCGGCATGCCCCCCGGCACCCCCGGCTCGACCAACTCGATCCGCGTCCACACCGTCGGCGAGGTCGACTGA
- a CDS encoding glutamate synthase subunit beta, with protein sequence MADPRGFLTTTERELPSYRPVEVRILDYREVEDRGTQDEAMVRRQASRCMDCGIPFCHSACPLGNLIPEWNDLTWKDDLPAAVERLHATNNFPELTGRLCPAPCEYACTLGINQPAITIKNIEHSIAEAAFEAGLVDPQVPAFLTGSTVAVIGSGPAGLAAAQQLTRAGHTVAVFERDDLPGGLLRYGIPEFKLEKAVLDRRLAQMEAEGTRFRTGVEVGTDLTGTELLESYDAVVIAVGTPQRRDLQVPGRELEGTVQALDYLTAATREVHGQGPTSISAEGKDVVIIGGGDTGADCLGTAIRQGAASVTSIEIMPAPPTERPEGQPWPTYPRLYKVASAHEEGGERLWATSTVEMIDDGAGRVGSLRLTEVRLEGGRPVAVPGTERVIPAQLVLLAMGFTGVAPTGVIAQLGLEVDGRGRVVRDDQWATAVLGVFVAGDAGRGQSLIVWAIAEGRAAAAAVDRYLSGSTGLASPVTPTQVQLQP encoded by the coding sequence GTGGCTGATCCCCGCGGCTTCCTGACGACGACCGAGCGCGAGCTCCCCTCCTACCGGCCGGTCGAGGTCCGCATCCTCGACTACCGGGAGGTCGAGGACCGTGGCACCCAGGACGAGGCCATGGTGCGTCGCCAGGCCTCGCGCTGCATGGACTGCGGCATCCCGTTCTGCCACTCGGCCTGCCCCCTGGGCAACCTCATCCCCGAGTGGAACGACCTGACGTGGAAGGACGACCTGCCCGCGGCCGTCGAGCGACTCCACGCCACGAACAACTTCCCCGAGCTGACCGGCAGGCTGTGCCCGGCGCCCTGCGAGTACGCCTGCACCCTGGGCATCAACCAGCCGGCGATCACGATCAAGAACATCGAGCACTCCATCGCCGAGGCAGCCTTCGAGGCCGGCCTGGTCGACCCGCAGGTGCCGGCGTTCCTGACCGGCTCGACCGTGGCGGTCATCGGCTCGGGACCCGCGGGGCTGGCGGCCGCCCAGCAGCTGACCCGCGCGGGCCACACCGTGGCCGTCTTCGAGCGCGACGACCTGCCCGGGGGGCTGCTGCGCTACGGAATCCCGGAGTTCAAGCTCGAGAAGGCTGTCCTCGACCGGCGCCTGGCCCAGATGGAGGCCGAGGGGACACGCTTCCGCACAGGCGTCGAGGTCGGCACCGACCTCACCGGCACCGAGCTGCTCGAGTCCTACGACGCCGTCGTCATCGCGGTGGGAACCCCCCAGCGCCGGGACCTGCAGGTCCCCGGCCGCGAGCTGGAGGGCACCGTCCAGGCCCTCGACTACCTGACGGCCGCCACCCGGGAGGTCCACGGCCAGGGCCCCACCTCGATCAGCGCCGAGGGCAAGGACGTCGTCATCATCGGAGGCGGCGACACCGGCGCGGACTGCCTGGGCACGGCGATCCGCCAGGGCGCGGCCTCGGTGACCTCCATCGAGATCATGCCCGCTCCGCCGACCGAGCGGCCCGAGGGCCAGCCCTGGCCCACCTACCCCCGGCTCTACAAGGTCGCCAGCGCCCACGAGGAGGGCGGAGAGCGCCTGTGGGCCACCTCGACGGTCGAGATGATCGACGACGGAGCCGGGCGCGTGGGCTCCCTGCGGCTGACCGAGGTGCGCCTCGAGGGCGGGCGTCCGGTGGCCGTCCCGGGCACCGAGCGCGTCATCCCCGCCCAGCTCGTCCTGCTCGCGATGGGGTTCACAGGAGTCGCCCCGACCGGCGTCATCGCCCAGCTCGGGCTCGAGGTCGACGGGCGCGGCAGGGTCGTGCGTGACGACCAGTGGGCCACTGCGGTCCTGGGGGTCTTCGTCGCAGGCGACGCCGGGCGCGGTCAGAGCCTCATCGTGTGGGCCATCGCCGAGGGGAGGGCGGCCGCGGCGGCCGTGGACCGCTACCTGAGCGGCTCGACGGGACTGGCCTCCCCGGTCACCCCGACGCAGGTCCAGCTCCAGCCCTGA